Proteins found in one Aquibium microcysteis genomic segment:
- the ccmB gene encoding heme exporter protein CcmB, with product MLALYLRDVRLGIRAGGGALVGILFFLAVVAVIPFGVGPDLNLLARIGPAILWIGALLASLLGLDRLFQADRDDGSLDLLIIAGERRMLALAVFVKCLAHWTSSVLPLVIAAPLLGLFMNMEPLGIGAATLTLFFGTPAIAFIGAAGAAVAVSLPRGGLLVSVLVLPLVIPVLIFGVSASYGAVTEPDPFLPPFLLMTAMTLFFAVLGPVAAAAALRWSAD from the coding sequence ATGCTAGCCCTCTACCTCCGCGACGTGCGCCTCGGCATCCGCGCCGGCGGCGGGGCGCTGGTCGGCATCCTGTTCTTCCTCGCCGTGGTGGCCGTCATCCCCTTCGGCGTCGGGCCGGACCTCAACCTGCTCGCCCGCATCGGGCCGGCGATCCTGTGGATCGGGGCGCTTCTGGCGAGCCTGCTCGGGCTCGACCGGCTGTTCCAGGCCGACCGCGACGACGGCTCGCTCGACCTGCTGATCATCGCCGGCGAGCGCCGCATGCTGGCGCTGGCGGTGTTCGTGAAGTGCCTGGCGCACTGGACGTCGAGCGTGCTGCCGCTGGTGATCGCGGCGCCGCTGCTCGGCCTGTTCATGAACATGGAGCCTCTGGGCATCGGCGCAGCGACGCTGACGCTGTTCTTCGGCACGCCGGCCATCGCCTTCATCGGCGCGGCGGGTGCGGCGGTCGCGGTCTCGCTGCCGCGCGGCGGGCTGCTGGTCTCGGTGCTCGTTCTGCCGCTGGTGATCCCGGTACTGATCTTCGGCGTCTCGGCGAGCTACGGTGCCGTCACCGAGCCCGACCCCTTCCTGCCGCCCTTCCTGCTGATGACGGCGATGACGCTGTTCTTCGCCGTGCTCGGCCCGGTGGCGGCGGCAGCGGCGCTGCGATGGTCGGCCGACTGA
- a CDS encoding ACT domain-containing protein, giving the protein MQAETDLARLLAAMSPRLDETVYVFATLPAGSPEPAGLAALMRFAEDEGTTLVLPRAEAGRAGLGFTFPCRRIVLEVHSSLEAVGFLAAILPRLAAAGIGVNPVSAFHHDHLFVPEARAADAMAILEEVAR; this is encoded by the coding sequence ATGCAAGCCGAAACCGACCTCGCGCGGCTGCTCGCGGCCATGTCGCCGCGGCTGGACGAGACCGTCTACGTCTTCGCCACGCTGCCCGCGGGCAGCCCGGAGCCGGCAGGGCTCGCTGCGCTGATGCGCTTTGCCGAGGACGAAGGCACGACGCTGGTGCTGCCGCGCGCGGAGGCCGGGCGGGCGGGCCTCGGCTTCACCTTCCCCTGCCGGCGGATCGTGCTCGAGGTCCATTCGTCGCTGGAGGCTGTCGGCTTCCTCGCCGCCATCCTGCCGCGGCTGGCCGCGGCGGGCATCGGCGTCAATCCGGTCTCGGCCTTTCACCACGACCATCTCTTCGTGCCGGAAGCGCGGGCGGCGGACGCGATGGCGATCCTGGAGGAAGTGGCGCGGTAG
- a CDS encoding heme ABC transporter permease, producing MSQTTLATARWTDLANPTRFVGFANAVVPWLAGLTVLVLATGIWMAFAAPEDYQQGITVRIMYIHVPFAWLAMMCYSIMSASAIGTLVWRHPLADVSLKAAAPIGAMFTALCLITGSIWGKPMWGTWWVWDARLTSVFVLFLMYLGLIALTRALDDPGRSARAAAIVTLVGFVNIPIIKFSVDWWNTLHQPASVIRLDGPTIHPSMLWPLLVCALGFSLLFFTLHLMAMRTEIWRRRVIAMRRVSARRADAAAA from the coding sequence ATGAGCCAGACCACGCTAGCCACCGCCCGCTGGACGGATCTCGCGAACCCGACGCGCTTCGTCGGCTTCGCGAATGCGGTCGTGCCCTGGCTGGCCGGGCTGACCGTCCTCGTCCTGGCGACCGGCATCTGGATGGCATTCGCCGCCCCGGAAGACTACCAGCAGGGCATCACCGTCCGCATCATGTACATCCACGTGCCCTTCGCCTGGCTCGCCATGATGTGCTATTCGATCATGTCCGCCTCGGCGATCGGCACGCTGGTCTGGCGCCATCCGCTGGCCGACGTCTCGCTCAAGGCCGCCGCCCCCATCGGCGCCATGTTCACCGCGCTCTGCCTGATCACCGGCTCGATCTGGGGCAAGCCGATGTGGGGCACCTGGTGGGTGTGGGACGCGCGGCTGACCTCGGTCTTCGTGCTGTTCCTGATGTATCTCGGCCTGATCGCGCTGACGCGCGCGCTGGACGACCCCGGCCGCTCGGCCCGCGCGGCCGCGATCGTCACGCTCGTCGGCTTCGTCAACATCCCGATCATCAAGTTCTCGGTCGACTGGTGGAACACGCTGCACCAGCCGGCCTCGGTGATCCGCCTCGACGGTCCGACCATCCACCCCTCGATGCTGTGGCCGCTGCTCGTCTGCGCGCTCGGCTTCTCGCTGCTCTTCTTCACCCTGCACCTGATGGCGATGCGCACCGAGATCTGGCGCCGCCGCGTCATCGCCATGCGCCGCGTGTCCGCACGCCGCGCCGACGCTGCGGCGGCCTGA
- a CDS encoding DsbE family thiol:disulfide interchange protein, translating into MNVEDTRPTRPRRWLVFVPLALFLALSGLFLAQLLSGRDVSTIPSALIGRPAPQTDLPPLDGTGLPGLASAAFEGQVTLVNVWASWCAPCRQEHPLLMQLGQDDRIRIAGLNYKDKPENARRFLGELGNPYDAIGTDDAGRTAINWGVYGVPETFLVGRDGTILWKHVGPFTPQSVTEELMPQIEKALAAG; encoded by the coding sequence ATGAACGTGGAAGACACCCGGCCCACACGGCCGCGGCGCTGGCTGGTCTTCGTGCCGCTCGCGCTGTTCCTCGCCCTGTCCGGGCTGTTCCTGGCGCAGCTTCTCTCCGGCCGCGACGTCTCGACCATCCCCTCCGCGCTGATCGGCCGGCCGGCGCCGCAGACCGACCTGCCGCCGCTCGACGGCACCGGCCTGCCCGGCCTCGCCAGCGCCGCCTTCGAGGGCCAGGTGACGCTGGTCAACGTCTGGGCCTCCTGGTGCGCGCCGTGCCGGCAGGAGCACCCGCTGCTCATGCAACTGGGTCAGGACGACCGCATCCGGATCGCCGGGCTGAACTACAAGGACAAGCCCGAGAACGCCCGCCGCTTCCTGGGCGAACTCGGCAATCCCTACGACGCCATCGGCACCGACGATGCCGGCCGCACCGCCATCAACTGGGGCGTCTATGGCGTGCCCGAGACCTTCCTCGTCGGCCGCGACGGCACCATCCTGTGGAAGCACGTCGGCCCCTTCACGCCGCAGAGCGTGACCGAGGAGCTGATGCCGCAGATCGAGAAGGCGCTGGCGGCGGGTTGA
- a CDS encoding septation protein A has product MQEPILERDPADPKRKPMNPLLKLALELGPLMVFFFANSRGEWLAERFPALGAFGGPLFMATGLFMVATAISLTVSWLLVRTLPIMPLVSGVVVFVFGALTLWLQDEIFIKMKPTIVNTLFGVVLLGGLFFGKSLLGYVFDEAFKLDAEGWRKLTLRWGVFFLFLALVNEVVWRLFSTDTWVAFKVWGIMPITLIFTFSQMPLIMRHSTDDTFRKR; this is encoded by the coding sequence ATGCAGGAACCGATCCTCGAGCGCGATCCCGCCGACCCGAAGCGCAAGCCGATGAACCCGCTGCTCAAGCTGGCGCTGGAGCTCGGGCCGCTGATGGTCTTCTTCTTCGCCAATTCGCGCGGCGAGTGGCTTGCCGAGCGGTTTCCGGCCCTCGGCGCGTTCGGCGGCCCGCTGTTCATGGCCACCGGCCTCTTCATGGTCGCGACCGCGATCTCGCTCACCGTCTCCTGGCTGCTCGTCCGCACCCTGCCGATCATGCCGCTGGTGTCCGGCGTCGTCGTCTTCGTCTTCGGCGCGCTGACGCTCTGGCTGCAGGACGAGATCTTCATCAAGATGAAGCCCACCATCGTCAACACGCTGTTCGGCGTCGTGCTGCTCGGCGGGCTCTTCTTCGGAAAGTCATTGCTGGGCTACGTCTTCGACGAGGCCTTCAAGCTCGATGCCGAAGGCTGGCGCAAGCTGACGCTGCGCTGGGGCGTGTTCTTCCTCTTCCTGGCCCTCGTCAACGAGGTGGTCTGGCGGCTGTTCTCGACCGATACATGGGTGGCGTTCAAGGTCTGGGGCATCATGCCCATCACCCTGATCTTCACTTTCAGCCAGATGCCGCTCATCATGCGCCACTCGACGGACGACACGTTCAGGAAGAGGTAG
- the ccmD gene encoding heme exporter protein CcmD: MSHELFVAAAYGISALGILALVAWNLIDQRARRTELADLEARGVRRRSDRAGTDKR; the protein is encoded by the coding sequence ATGTCGCACGAACTCTTCGTCGCCGCCGCCTACGGCATCTCCGCGCTCGGCATTCTGGCCCTCGTCGCCTGGAACCTGATCGACCAGCGCGCCCGCAGGACCGAACTCGCCGACCTCGAGGCCCGCGGGGTGCGCCGCCGCTCCGACCGCGCCGGAACCGACAAGCGATGA
- a CDS encoding NUDIX hydrolase, with translation MVYPLSPIFARTVPDGDTHERAVCETCGFVNYENPKIVVGSVVRHDGRILLCRRAIEPRHGFWTVPAGFMELHETPEDGARREAREEANAALAIDGLLAIYSVPRLSQVQLIYRATLAEPVYAAGEESLEVALFSWDEIPWGDLAFPTVHWMLRHERMVQDGRGVAPFANPPGENGDARPR, from the coding sequence ATGGTCTATCCCCTGTCCCCGATCTTCGCCCGTACCGTCCCCGATGGCGACACGCATGAGCGTGCCGTCTGCGAGACCTGCGGCTTCGTGAACTACGAGAACCCGAAGATCGTGGTCGGCTCCGTGGTGCGGCACGACGGCAGGATCCTGCTCTGCCGGCGCGCGATCGAGCCGCGGCACGGCTTCTGGACGGTGCCGGCCGGCTTCATGGAACTGCACGAGACGCCGGAGGACGGCGCCCGCCGCGAGGCCCGCGAGGAAGCCAACGCGGCGCTGGCGATCGACGGGCTGCTTGCCATCTACTCGGTGCCGCGGCTCTCCCAGGTGCAGCTGATCTACCGCGCCACGCTGGCCGAGCCGGTCTACGCGGCCGGCGAGGAGAGCCTGGAGGTGGCGCTGTTCTCCTGGGACGAGATCCCCTGGGGCGACCTCGCCTTCCCGACCGTGCACTGGATGCTGCGCCACGAGCGCATGGTGCAGGATGGCAGGGGCGTGGCGCCCTTCGCCAATCCGCCGGGCGAGAACGGCGACGCACGTCCCCGGTGA
- a CDS encoding pyridoxamine 5'-phosphate oxidase family protein → MEFLTSREDLRRLYKAPGDGPIRKELPLLDRHCRAFIARSPFLLIGSSDGRGNADVTPRGDRPGFVAVLDDHTIAIPDRPGNNRLDTLENIVAEPAVGLLFLIPNMNETLRLNGRARITADEGLRERLAVDGKRPTTVIVVTVQSVYMHCAKAFMRSNLWAPETWPARSEMPTLGEILKDQIAYAATAAEADEALAEAYAKSMW, encoded by the coding sequence ATGGAGTTTCTCACCAGCCGCGAAGACCTGCGCCGCCTCTACAAGGCACCCGGCGATGGGCCGATCCGGAAGGAACTTCCGCTTCTCGACCGGCATTGCCGCGCTTTCATCGCCAGGAGCCCGTTCCTGCTGATCGGATCATCGGACGGTCGCGGGAACGCCGACGTCACGCCGCGCGGCGACAGGCCGGGCTTCGTCGCCGTGCTCGACGACCACACCATCGCGATCCCCGACCGGCCGGGCAACAACCGGCTGGACACGCTGGAGAACATCGTCGCCGAACCGGCGGTCGGCCTCTTGTTCCTGATCCCGAACATGAACGAGACGCTGCGCCTCAACGGCCGGGCCCGCATCACGGCGGACGAAGGCCTGCGCGAGCGCCTCGCCGTCGACGGCAAGCGCCCCACGACGGTCATCGTCGTCACCGTCCAGTCCGTTTACATGCACTGCGCCAAGGCGTTCATGCGCTCCAATCTCTGGGCGCCCGAGACCTGGCCGGCGCGCTCGGAGATGCCGACGCTGGGCGAGATCCTCAAGGACCAGATCGCCTATGCGGCGACGGCGGCGGAAGCCGACGAAGCGCTTGCGGAGGCCTACGCCAAGTCGATGTGGTGA